One Rossellomorea aquimaris DNA window includes the following coding sequences:
- a CDS encoding homoserine dehydrogenase, translating to MESISIGLLGLGTVGAGVVKIVENHQDKLSHQIGCPVKVKKALVQDLEKDRGLEMENSILTLNPEEVLFDPEIDIVVEVMGGIEATKEHLLHALHQKKHVVTANKDLMALHGPELLRAASENGCDLFYEASVAGGIPILRSLVDGLASDRITKMMGIVNGTTNFILTKMTKEGRTFEDVLKEAQDLGYAEADPTADVGGLDAARKMAILSTLGFSMNVDLADVKVKGITEVTGEDIQYAEQFGYTMKLIGYAHREGEKVEVSVEPTLLQNEHPLASVHDEYNAVYVYGEAVGETMFYGPGAGSLPTATAVVSDMVGIMKNMRLGVTGKSAVNPQFPKKLKERNEIHSKYFLRLHVQDEVGVLAKLTSIFSNHGVSFEKILQNPLDSDEFAEIVLVTHKASLDHYEDILMELKDYGAVHSIESSYRVEGGDKG from the coding sequence ATGGAATCAATTTCAATCGGACTTTTAGGACTCGGAACGGTGGGAGCCGGTGTGGTGAAGATTGTAGAGAATCATCAGGATAAACTGTCCCATCAAATCGGCTGCCCTGTGAAGGTAAAGAAAGCCCTTGTTCAGGATTTAGAGAAAGATAGAGGACTGGAAATGGAAAACAGCATACTGACCTTAAATCCTGAGGAAGTCCTGTTTGATCCTGAAATTGATATTGTGGTCGAGGTAATGGGAGGAATCGAAGCAACGAAAGAACATCTCCTCCATGCACTGCACCAGAAGAAGCATGTCGTAACGGCAAACAAGGATCTTATGGCTCTTCACGGACCGGAATTACTAAGGGCTGCCTCCGAAAACGGCTGTGACCTATTCTACGAAGCCAGCGTCGCAGGGGGTATCCCGATTTTAAGAAGTTTAGTAGATGGCCTCGCCTCCGATCGCATCACGAAAATGATGGGAATCGTCAACGGAACGACGAACTTTATCTTGACGAAGATGACGAAAGAGGGACGGACCTTCGAAGATGTTCTCAAGGAAGCCCAGGACTTAGGCTATGCTGAAGCGGATCCGACGGCAGATGTAGGCGGCTTGGATGCAGCGAGAAAGATGGCGATTCTTTCAACGTTAGGGTTTTCCATGAACGTCGATTTAGCCGATGTGAAAGTGAAAGGTATTACGGAAGTGACAGGTGAAGATATCCAATATGCCGAGCAATTTGGCTACACAATGAAGCTCATCGGCTACGCTCACCGTGAAGGAGAGAAGGTTGAAGTGAGCGTGGAGCCCACTTTGCTGCAAAATGAACATCCACTCGCATCCGTTCATGATGAATACAATGCAGTGTACGTATATGGGGAAGCGGTTGGTGAAACGATGTTTTACGGTCCGGGGGCAGGAAGTCTTCCGACTGCAACAGCCGTCGTATCAGATATGGTAGGAATTATGAAGAATATGAGGTTGGGAGTCACGGGTAAGAGTGCGGTGAACCCGCAATTCCCTAAGAAGTTAAAAGAGCGGAATGAAATTCATTCAAAATATTTCTTGCGTCTGCACGTTCAGGATGAAGTAGGCGTCTTGGCAAAACTCACTTCCATCTTTTCGAATCACGGTGTCAGTTTTGAGAAGATTCTGCAGAATCCGTTAGACAGTGATGAGTTTGCTGAAATTGTCCTTGTGACTCATAAAGCATCTCTTGATCATTACGAAGACATTCTGATGGAGCTGAAGGATTATGGAGCGGTTCATTCGATTGAAAGTTCATACCGTGTAGAAGGGGGAGACAAAGGATGA
- a CDS encoding ATP-binding protein, which produces MNLGEPSTMKQAKDIALRISVTYVLLGILWIILSDYFSMILAHEKLSMYIYFQRYKGWLFTLVTGMIIFLLVYRRTSELIISNEKLKKKEKQLQIRNQHYHSLFEQNSDAVLELSLDGNVVSVNSEAEGLLESTHEELKEVKFSEFLDEVEMKKVTEYFFQTFKGWASTFETTIHLTNNNRKILRCSLVPIIVNRKVTGMFAIARDITLHRENEEMVIASEKLSVIGQLAAAVAHEIRNPLTSLKGFIQLMQISNRINHDHLDIMLSEVDRIDLISGEMLILGKQQEFDIRREKLDDILKQVLVLMEPQAHYDNVSIQYKNLADKPLYVLGEGNQLKQVFINIIKNAVESIPDNKDGNVSITLVTRGNDAHVIVADNGVGMEPERIGHLGEPFYSTKEKGTGLGLAVCQKIIERHKGHIHFQSEKEKGTAVEISLPIVDEEIPAASAD; this is translated from the coding sequence TTGAATTTAGGTGAACCATCAACGATGAAACAAGCAAAAGACATTGCCTTAAGAATTTCCGTCACCTATGTATTATTAGGCATCCTGTGGATTATATTATCCGACTATTTTTCCATGATCCTCGCTCATGAAAAACTCAGCATGTATATTTATTTTCAGCGCTATAAAGGCTGGTTATTTACACTTGTAACAGGTATGATCATTTTTTTATTGGTATATCGGAGAACCAGTGAATTAATAATCTCGAATGAAAAGTTGAAGAAAAAAGAGAAACAGCTTCAAATAAGGAATCAGCATTATCATTCTCTATTTGAACAAAATTCGGATGCAGTCTTAGAGCTTAGCCTGGATGGCAATGTGGTATCTGTGAACTCTGAAGCTGAAGGATTGTTGGAATCCACTCATGAAGAGTTGAAAGAAGTGAAATTCAGTGAATTTTTGGATGAAGTCGAGATGAAAAAAGTAACGGAGTACTTTTTTCAAACCTTTAAAGGCTGGGCGTCAACCTTTGAAACGACCATTCATTTAACCAATAACAACCGGAAAATTCTCCGCTGTTCACTTGTACCGATTATTGTTAATCGAAAAGTGACGGGAATGTTTGCCATTGCAAGGGATATCACACTTCATCGGGAAAATGAAGAAATGGTGATAGCATCGGAAAAGCTTTCTGTCATTGGTCAGCTGGCTGCGGCTGTTGCACATGAAATCCGCAATCCCCTTACATCCCTTAAAGGATTCATTCAGCTTATGCAAATCAGTAACCGAATCAACCATGATCATTTGGATATCATGCTCTCTGAAGTCGATCGGATTGACTTGATCTCAGGGGAGATGCTGATACTGGGTAAACAGCAGGAGTTCGACATTCGTCGTGAAAAACTGGATGATATCCTGAAACAAGTACTGGTACTGATGGAACCACAGGCTCATTATGATAATGTGTCCATTCAATATAAAAACCTGGCGGATAAGCCTTTGTACGTTTTGGGTGAAGGAAATCAGCTCAAACAGGTCTTCATTAACATTATTAAAAATGCAGTTGAATCCATACCTGATAACAAGGATGGGAACGTTTCGATTACATTGGTCACTCGAGGCAATGATGCCCATGTTATCGTTGCGGATAACGGAGTAGGCATGGAACCGGAGAGAATCGGCCACCTTGGAGAACCATTCTATTCAACGAAAGAAAAAGGAACGGGTCTTGGACTGGCCGTCTGTCAAAAGATCATTGAACGACACAAAGGACATATACACTTTCAAAGTGAAAAAGAAAAAGGAACCGCAGTGGAAATCAGCTTGCCGATCGTGGACGAAGAGATTCCTGCTGCCTCTGCCGATTAA
- a CDS encoding sodium:proton antiporter, with the protein MGYSVFTIDKKKKNVPVPVVLLLFGVGLSYVPAFSDVNLTKDIIFEWFLPSLLFISAYQFSTKALKKHVGIISILSTVGIIITTLLMSLLFYYGLHPWLSISFIEALLISTILTPTDPVSVVSILKESSNHQDIADVVEGESMINDGTSIVLFTVVAGVYFGEDSISVPSFLLEFLLVSLGGIAIGVSLGWLASKAIHFTTDSRYQIMLSIILAYGTFYIGEELGVSGVLATVFSGIMLSYEYGRTIKEHHFRKDLDGFWTVMEPTILTFLFLLIGIQSTQYLSFSLIGWIFFLFILSLVVRYVIIIGVVKMKKTWRNTYGWKEVFILTWSGIKGTMSVALLLSIDGQGPQLLHSLTFGVILLSLIIQSIGIYPLTTFFLKGK; encoded by the coding sequence ATCGGCTACAGTGTTTTTACCATTGATAAAAAGAAAAAGAATGTTCCTGTGCCAGTAGTTTTACTTCTGTTTGGAGTAGGGCTGTCGTATGTGCCTGCTTTTTCTGACGTCAACTTAACGAAAGACATTATCTTTGAATGGTTTCTACCATCCTTATTATTTATTTCCGCATATCAATTTTCAACAAAAGCCTTAAAAAAGCATGTTGGGATTATCTCTATCCTTAGTACAGTGGGAATTATCATTACAACCCTTCTGATGAGCCTGCTCTTTTATTACGGTTTGCATCCGTGGCTTTCCATTTCTTTTATAGAGGCTCTATTAATCTCAACGATCCTGACGCCTACGGATCCTGTTTCCGTTGTGTCTATATTAAAGGAATCTTCCAATCACCAAGACATAGCAGATGTTGTAGAAGGTGAGTCAATGATCAATGATGGGACAAGCATCGTGCTATTTACGGTTGTGGCAGGAGTCTACTTTGGGGAAGATTCCATTTCAGTGCCTTCTTTTCTTTTGGAATTTCTTTTGGTTTCCTTAGGGGGAATCGCGATTGGTGTGTCACTCGGTTGGCTGGCTAGTAAAGCCATCCACTTCACAACTGATTCCAGATATCAGATCATGCTTAGCATTATTCTTGCTTATGGAACCTTTTACATAGGGGAAGAACTTGGTGTTTCCGGCGTACTGGCTACTGTATTCTCAGGGATCATGCTTTCGTACGAATACGGAAGAACGATTAAAGAACATCATTTTAGAAAGGATCTGGATGGTTTCTGGACCGTCATGGAACCGACCATTCTAACCTTTTTATTCCTATTAATCGGGATCCAGTCGACACAGTATTTGTCTTTCTCATTAATCGGGTGGATCTTCTTCCTATTTATTCTCTCCTTAGTGGTTCGCTATGTTATTATTATTGGTGTTGTCAAAATGAAAAAAACTTGGAGAAACACGTACGGATGGAAGGAAGTATTCATATTAACTTGGTCCGGTATTAAAGGAACTATGTCTGTTGCCTTATTACTAAGTATAGATGGACAAGGACCTCAGCTGCTCCATTCCTTGACATTTGGAGTCATCCTGCTTTCTCTCATCATACAAAGCATAGGAATTTACCCTTTGACGACTTTCTTTTTGAAAGGAAAATAA
- the thrC gene encoding threonine synthase has product MRWKGLLEQYGEHLPLNDETPLLTLNEGNTPLVELKTLSREWGIELNVKVEGANPTGSFKDRGMVLAVAKAVESGSSTVICASTGNTSASAAAYAARAGIKCIVVIPEGKIAQGKLAQAVMYGAEIISIEGNFDEALEIVRELSKTESVTLVNSVNPYRLEGQKTAAFEVIEGLGEAPDVLAIPVGNAGNISAYWKGFKEYHNHNASTLPRMFGFEASGAAALVHDRVFPQPETIATAIRIGNPASWSLAIDALKESNGHIDEVTDDEILEAYQLLASKEGIFAEPASCASIAGIKKSLDKGLIEKGSKVVAVLTGNGLKDPVTAMECSPVTPVKLPNDREMVKDYIIGTIGV; this is encoded by the coding sequence ATGAGGTGGAAAGGGTTACTGGAGCAGTATGGGGAGCATCTTCCATTAAATGATGAGACTCCTCTTTTAACATTAAATGAAGGGAATACTCCCTTGGTTGAATTAAAAACGCTGTCCAGGGAATGGGGCATCGAGTTGAATGTAAAGGTAGAGGGAGCAAACCCTACCGGCTCCTTTAAAGATCGCGGAATGGTTCTCGCCGTTGCCAAAGCGGTAGAGTCAGGGAGTTCGACGGTCATTTGCGCCTCTACCGGAAATACCTCCGCTTCAGCTGCAGCCTATGCAGCGAGGGCAGGAATCAAGTGTATCGTAGTCATCCCCGAGGGAAAAATTGCTCAGGGAAAACTAGCTCAAGCTGTCATGTATGGTGCCGAAATCATCTCTATCGAAGGAAATTTTGATGAAGCCCTGGAAATCGTCCGTGAGTTGAGTAAAACCGAATCTGTCACTCTTGTGAATTCAGTGAATCCGTATCGTTTGGAAGGGCAGAAAACAGCAGCATTTGAAGTCATCGAAGGATTGGGTGAAGCCCCTGATGTGCTAGCGATCCCTGTCGGTAATGCGGGAAATATTTCAGCATATTGGAAAGGATTCAAAGAATACCACAACCACAACGCTTCAACTTTACCACGAATGTTTGGCTTTGAAGCATCTGGAGCAGCAGCTCTGGTCCATGACAGGGTGTTTCCTCAGCCTGAAACGATTGCTACTGCGATCCGAATCGGGAACCCGGCAAGCTGGTCTTTAGCGATTGACGCGTTGAAGGAATCAAACGGACATATTGATGAAGTAACCGATGACGAAATTCTTGAGGCCTATCAGCTGCTTGCAAGTAAAGAAGGAATTTTTGCCGAGCCCGCTTCATGTGCATCGATTGCGGGAATAAAGAAATCCTTAGATAAAGGATTGATCGAGAAAGGTTCAAAGGTAGTGGCGGTGCTGACAGGTAACGGCTTAAAGGATCCGGTTACGGCTATGGAATGCAGTCCGGTCACACCGGTGAAATTGCCAAATGATCGTGAAATGGTGAAGGACTATATTATAGGGACAATTGGCGTATGA
- the thrB gene encoding homoserine kinase encodes MKRRDPRSWKIIVPGSTANLGAGFDSLGLALNVFLTVEVHEAEDWQVIPLSSALEVFPTDETHFIVEVVKEVADDYGKKPSPCHLYVSSDIPLTRGLGSSAAAVVAGIELANALCELNLTQEKKLALANRFEGHPDNVGASLYGGFVVSCQHEKGVSLLSVPDLPIDVVCVIPKAELKTSDSRNVLPASLSFEESVEAGAISNVLVAAFLTGDWETVGKMMKRDRYHQPHRRKLLPHYDAVEEVAGRFGAFGVALSGAGPTIACFVEREASEWLARQLEQSFPSMNVRKLSISPSGSSITIEQPKVRPSSL; translated from the coding sequence ATGAAAAGACGTGACCCCCGCTCATGGAAGATTATTGTACCTGGAAGCACAGCCAATTTAGGCGCTGGATTTGACTCTCTGGGCTTGGCGTTAAATGTATTTTTAACCGTTGAGGTACATGAAGCAGAAGATTGGCAAGTGATTCCTCTTTCTTCTGCACTGGAGGTCTTTCCGACTGATGAGACTCATTTTATAGTAGAGGTCGTGAAAGAGGTGGCAGATGACTATGGTAAGAAGCCGTCTCCTTGTCACCTCTACGTATCCAGTGACATCCCGTTAACGAGAGGGTTAGGCTCTAGCGCAGCAGCGGTAGTGGCGGGCATTGAGCTTGCCAATGCCCTGTGTGAACTGAATCTGACACAGGAAAAGAAACTGGCACTTGCGAATCGGTTTGAAGGTCACCCCGATAACGTAGGAGCTTCACTATATGGCGGGTTTGTAGTCAGCTGTCAGCATGAAAAGGGTGTGAGTCTTTTATCGGTTCCTGATCTGCCCATTGATGTGGTATGCGTGATCCCTAAAGCCGAACTCAAAACATCGGATTCCCGGAATGTACTCCCCGCCAGTCTTTCCTTTGAAGAATCCGTAGAAGCCGGAGCGATTTCAAATGTATTGGTGGCAGCGTTTTTAACAGGGGATTGGGAAACGGTTGGGAAGATGATGAAGCGAGACAGGTATCATCAGCCCCACCGAAGAAAGCTGCTTCCTCACTACGATGCAGTAGAAGAGGTAGCGGGCCGATTCGGGGCATTCGGTGTCGCCTTAAGTGGTGCCGGCCCGACGATTGCCTGCTTTGTGGAACGGGAAGCAAGTGAATGGCTCGCGCGGCAGCTGGAACAATCCTTCCCAAGCATGAACGTCCGCAAACTATCCATCTCCCCATCGGGAAGCAGCATCACCATCGAACAACCAAAGGTCCGTCCCTCGTCGCTTTGA